The region TCGCGATGGCCACTGATGTCGCGGAGGTGATCGGCGGCGCCGTCGCGCTCTGGCTGCTCTTTGATCTTCCGCTGTTCCTGGGCGGCATCATTACCGGCGCCATCTCCATGGTGGTGCTGCAGTTGCAGAACAGCGGCCGGCACCGGAGCTTCGAGTACGTCATCGTCACGCTGATGCTGGTGATCGCCGTCGGCTTCACGGCCGGCGTCTTCCTCAACCCGCCCGACGGCGGCTCCGTGGTCGAAGGCCTGGTGCCTCGCTTCGAAGGCAGCGAATCGGTGCTCCTCGCTGCATCCATCCTGGGCGCGACCGTGATGCCGCACGCCATTTATGCGCACTCCGCCCTGACCCGGGACCGCTTCCCCGGACGCACCGCTTCCCTCACCACCACCCGGCTGATCAAGGCCACCAAATGGGACGTGACCATTGCCCTGGCCGTGGCGGGCTCGGTGAACCTGGCCATCCTGCTGCTCGCCGCCGGTTCGCTGCAGGGTGTGGAAGGGACCGATACCCTCGAGGGCGCCCATGCCGCCATTGCCGCCTCGCTGGGCTCGGTGGTGGCCACCCTGTTCGCTGTAGGACTGCTCGCATCCGGCCTGGCCTCGACGTCGGTGGGCGCGTATGCGGGTGCCGAAATCATGCAGGGCCTGCTGAAGGTGCGCATCCCCATGCTGCTGCGCCGCCTGATTACCCTGCTCCCCGCGCTGGCGATCCTCGCCGTCGGCATCGATCCCACCTGGGCCCTGATCCTCAGCCAGGTGATCCTGTCCTTCGGCATTCCGTTCGCTTTGATTCCGCTGGTCTGGCTGACTGCGCAGCGGGACCTGATGGGGAGCCACCGCAACCATTGGTGGACCACGGGCCTGGGCGTGCTGGTTTCGGTGCTGCTCGTTGGGCTGAACGTCACCCTGCTGGTACTGACCTTCACCGGCGCCTGAGGCTAGCCGTTCAGCGACCCCTCCACCAGTGCGGTGGCGATGCTGTCGGCATCCGCCTGAGCCGCGAGATACCGCTCCGCGTCCAGCGCAGCGGAGCAGCCGGTGCCCGCAGCGGTAATCGCCTGCCGGTAGCGGTGGTCCACGGCGTCGCCGCACGCGAAGACCCCGTCCAGGTTGGTCTGCGTGCTCGGAGCCGCGACCCTGATGTACCCCTCCGGATCCAGATCCACTTGTCCCGCCAGGAGATCGGTACGCGGGGCATGGCCAATGGCGACAAAAACCCCCTGCGCCGGCAGATTCCGCGTGGCGCCGGTGACGGTGTCCGTAAGGGTCATGCCCGTGACCTTGTCCGTCCCGTGGATCGCAGTGACCTCGCTGTTGAACTCAAAGTGGATCTTCGCGTGGTCCCGGGCCCGCTGGGCCATGATGCGGGAGGCACGCAGCGTGTCCCGGCGTACGACGACGGTCACCGACGCCGCGAAACGGGTCAGGAACAGTGCCTCCTCCATGGCTGAATCCCCGCCGCCGACCACCACGATGTCCTGGTTGCGGAAGAAAAAGCCGTCGCAGGTGGCGCACCAGGAAATGCCCCGGCCGTTGAGCTGTTTTTCCTCCGGCAGCCCCAGCTCCTTATAGACGGAGCCGGTGGCGAGGATGACGCTGCGGGCCTTGTAGGTTTCCCCGCTGCCCGTGGCCACCCGCTTGGTGTGGGCACCCAGCTCCACTGACACGGCGTCGTCGTACTCCACCAGGGCGCCGAATTTCTCCGCCTGCCTGCGCAGGTTCTCCATCAGGTCGGGCCCGAGGATACCGTCGGGAAAACCCGGAAAGTTCTCCACCTCCGTGGTGTTCATCAGGGCGCCGCCGGCGGTGACGGAGCCCGCGAGGATGCGGGGTTTCAATCCGGCCCGGGCGGCGTAGATCCCTGCGGTGTAACCGGCCGGACCGGACCCGATGATCAGGACGGAATCTGTACCCATCTGCTCTTCCCTTCGCTGCAGCGGTCCTTCAAGTCTGTCGGGGAGGAGGCTAGGGTCGGTAGCCCGGGCGCATTAAGCGGTGCCGGAATCGGCAAAGGAGCCAGTAGTGGCAGCGGCACTCAAACCCATTGAACTGATCCAGCTTCCCCGCGGCGTGATTGATGCGCTTGCCGCCGGTGACCTGCCCGGCGCCAACCGGCAGGCGCCTCTGGAGCTTACCGAGCACTTTTCCCAGGACCGGCAGCCGCTGTGGCGTATCCGGAGCGCGCAGCTGGAAGAGAATCCCGGGGACGCGGCCTGGATTACCCGCGCCATCTTTGACCCCGGACTGGGCCGGGCGGTGGGCCTGGCCGGGTTCCACGGCCCTCCGGACGGCAACGGCACGGTGGAAGTCGGGTACTCGGTGGACCCGGCCTACCGGCGGCAGGGCTACGCCCGTGCCGCACTGGAGGCGCTGCTTGCCGTGGCTGCCGGGGAACCCTCGATCCGCACCGTTCGGGCAACCATCAGCCCGGATAACGGTGCCTCCCGGCGGCTGGTGGAACAGTACGGGTTCGTGGCCACAGGTGAGCAATGGGATGACGAGGACGGGCTGGAGATCGTTTATGAACTCCCGGCGGGAGGCGACTGACGCCGGTCCGCTAGGATCGCTCGAATGACAACCTGGACAGAGATCACGGCCGCCGTCACGGTGGCTCTGGGCGGAGACAAGGCCGCAGGACAGCAGGCACTGCTGGCGTGCTGGGAGGATACGGTGCCGGACCAGCACGCCTATCGATGCGTCCTGGCGCACTACCTCGCGGACTCGGAAACGGACCTCGACGCGGAGATCTCATGGGACGAGGCCGCCCTTGCGGAACATGCCGGGGTCAGCGACGAAGATCTTGCACCGTTGGGCATCCCGTCGGCGGGAGGTTTCGCTCCTTCGCTGCATTTGAATCTCGGGGACGGCTACCTGCGGCGCGGCGAGCCCGGGCGTGCGCGCGGCCATCTGGAACAGGGCCTGGCCCTTGCCGAGGAGCTCGGGAGCGAAGGCTACGGTGCCATGATCCGCTCCGGCCTGCAGAACCTGGGCACCCGCATCGAAGCGGCAGCCGATACCGGGACCGCCGCATGATTGCCGGGAACCTCTTCGCGCAGCAATCCACGCTCACCACGAACCGCCTGCGGCTCGAGCCGCTGGGACCGGAGCACTTCGACGGCGCGTGGGCGGCACTGCAGGATCCGGAGGGCCGCAGGCTGACCGGCACCCACGCGGTTTTCACTCCGGAGCAGATCCGGAGCTGGCTGCAGACCCGCGCCGGTGAAGCAGACCGGGCGGACTGGGCAATAATCCGGGCCGAGGACGGTGTTTATGTGGGCGAGGTAGTGCTGAATGACCTGGACCCGGACAACGAGTCGATAGGGTTCCGCATCGCTTTGTCCTCCCCGAAGGTCTTCGGACTGGGCTACGGCACGGAAGCCACCCGCGCGGTGCTGAGCCATGCCTTTGACGACCTCGGACTGCACCGGATTGAACTGGAGGTCTTCGAGTTCAACCCGCGGGCACGGCGTGTGTATGAAAAGTGCGGGTTTGTGGTGGAGGGCCGGCGCCGAGAAGCGCTGCACTGGGACGGGGAATGGGTGGACGCGATCTCGATGGCCGTCCTTGCCGACGACGCCCGCCCCTGACGCTCAGCCTGGCGCTCAGCGGATACGGGAACGGATCCGCAGCGCCGCCAGCAGGACGAAGACCACCACCATGGCCGCGAGTACAGCCACAACGTAGCCGGTGGGCACTGACCAGTCCCCCACCTGTGCAGTAATGCCGAAAATGTCCTGCACCGCGGCCACCGCTTCGGGCTGGTCCGTCACGGCGTCCATGGGTCCGGCGGTCATTTCCTGGCGCACCACCATGGAGGCCTGCATAAAGGGCAGCGCGCTGACGAAGTTTTTTACACCCTCGGGAAAAGCCCCCACCGGAATGTAGGAGCCGGCAGCGAAGCCGAGGATGGTGCCTACCAGTGTGGACAGTGCCGCGAAAGAACCCGGGGTACGGACGAAGGTGACGATGAAGGCGCTCAATGATCCGAACGCGATGCAGCTGAGCACCAGGTAACCGTAGGTGCGGGCCAGCCGGCCCGCCGTGAGCACCACGCCGTCCACCGCGGCCAGGTATCCCAGGCTCACGGCCAGCACCACTGTGGTCATGATCAGCGCGATCGCGACGGTGGAGAGCAGATACCCCAGGACCAGCTGCCCGCGGCTGATCGGGGACACCAGGAAGTCCCGGAAACGCCCGCTGGCGGTGTCATCCACGATCACGTTCACGGCGGCGAGCCCCGTGGTGATTGCGGTGATACCCACGATCCCGGCGAACATCCACGCGTCCACAAAACCCTTGATGTCCTCCTCGGCGGCCTGCGGAAACATTTCCGCCAGGCCTTCGGTCTGCTGGTTGCCCAGGAACAGGGTGTAGAGCAGGAACAGGACCAGTGCGCCGAGGAGGGAAAAGAACAGGTTGAGCCGGTCACGGAAGTACAGGCGTAGGTTCCGGCCGGTGATGTCCAGGACTACGTTCATCCTGCTTCCCCCTGCCGGCCGGTCAGGGCCAGGAAGACGTCGTCCATGGTCCCGTGGCGGAATTCGAAGTCCAGGACGCTGTCGCCGTGCGCCGCGAGGAGACGGCGGGCGGTATCGGAGCGGTCTACCCGCAGCCGCAGCACGTTGCCGTCCACCCCGGCGACATCGACCCCGGCGTCGCGGGCCAGGGACGTCAGCGCCTGCGGGTCGGAGGAGGTGATGGAGAGGATGCTGCTGCTGTATTCGGCGCGCAGCGTGGTGGGCGTGCCGTCGGCAATGATCTGCCCCTTCTCAATCACGCAGACCCGGTCCGCTTCCTCGGTTTCCTCCATGTAATGGGTAGTCAGGAAAACGGTGAGGCCGTGGTTTTCCCGCAGGTCGTGGATGGTGGACCAGACGAGGGCACGGCTGGCCGGATCCAGGCCGGCGGTGGGTTCGTCCAGGAAGATGATCGACGGCGAGTGCAGCAGCGCCCGGGCGATGTCCACGCGGCGTCGTTCTCCGCCGGAATAGGTGGCATAGCGCCGGTCGAGGAATTCCCCCAGGCCGACCATCCGGCCCAGCTCATCAATGCGGGCATTATTGGCCGCTTTGTCGGGTGAATAGAACCGTGCCCGGGTTTGAAGGTTTTCCCGGCCGGTGAGGATCGGATCCAGCATCGAATCCTGGAACACCACCCCAATGGCTTCACGGACGCCGCCGCCGCTGCCGCGGACGTCGTGCCCGGCTACCTCGACAGTGCCGGCGTCGAACGGCAGGACAGTGGTCAGGCAGGAAATGGTGGTGGACTTCCCCGCACCGTTGGCACCCAGGAAGGCGAAAACGCTCCCTGGCTCCACGTCAAAGGACAAATCGTCCACAGCCGCCACCCGGCCGAAGCGTTTGGTCAATCCCCGAACGGAGATTGCGGCATCCGTAGTTCCCAATTGGCTCCCCTAGCTTTTTGCGGTTCTATGCATCCAGGAGCAGGTCGTCGAATTCCAGTGGAGTCACCGTGTTGTTTTCCCAGTCCGAGCGAAGTATCGCATAGGCCACGGAGGCAAGCCGGGTGCCGTCCGCCGTCGGCCACGCCTGCCGGTAGTGGGCCTCTTTGACGAACCCTGCCCGCAGGAACGTTTTACGCATGGCAATGTTGTCTTCCCGTGTCTGGCCTTCAAACCGGACAATATCCGGCAATTCGGTGAAGGCCAGCCGACACAAGGCCCGAACCACCTCCACGCCCAGTCCGCGGCCGCGCTGGCTTTCCGCCAGGCGAAGGTCAAAGACAGGGTTGTCGTCCTCAAGGTCCTCCAGGACCACCAGCCCAATGTCTTTGCCGCCGTGCTGCACCCAGTACCCCTGGGATTCCTTGCTCCAGAAGTGCCCCTCCGCCACCCGCTTGTTCGCCTGGAACTCGTCGGGCGCCGTATTCACATGGAAGGGGAACCGGTTTGAGGCCAGGAAGGCAGTGACCGCACTGGCGTCGTCAGGGGTCATCCTGCGGAAGGTGGTGGACATGCGGGAAGTGTAGCGTGCGGGGTTCTAGAGCGCGCCGATCCGGTCCTGGCTTCCGGTCAGGGCGGACTTTTCGGCTTCTTCTTCGAGGCGGAGGCGCCAGCCGCGCGGGGGCGGCCAGGAGATACCCCACAACTCAAGCTGCTGTTTGGTGAAACCACCTGCAGGAGTACGTGCTGCTTCTATTTCTTCACGGGTCGGCATTGGCAAATCATGACACGCACCCCGGATTATGTCACCGGTAAATCAAACATTTCCGGCACCGTTCTTTTATTCCGCTATTGACGGACCGAGTGGGTGCCGCGATCCTGCGGCAATCCGCGGTTTTTCAGGAGTATTTCAAGATAAAAGGGACTCCCGGTATCGCTAAAGAATTATATTAGGGACTTCCGGTACCGCTAATTCAACCCTTACTGATGAGTGGTTACCATAATCAATTGCCAGCCTTCCGGAACCTGGGCCTGGAGTGCTTCCCGGGCTTCGAGGAATCCCTCCCCCTCGGCTTCCAATTCCCGGGTTTCGATAGGACGCATGATGCCAGTGACTTTCATGCTTTCAGCCTAGGCGCGGTACGGGTCCCCTGCCCGCATGAAGCGTGTTGTGTCTAACACCCCTGGCCTGCTGATGGCCCGGCACCGGTCTCCGCCGCGGAACGCCCGGTCACCGGGAAATGCGGCTAGGCGAGGTTTGCCGGCTCGTTAGGCACGGGCTGATCCTGCACGGCGGGATTTCCTGGCACACCCAAGGAGGAAACTACGCGGTGAATGCCTACGAGGAGCATCGAAACACCTGCGATGGCGACGACCACACCCAGATACAGGAACATCACGCTGTTATGCGAATCGGAATAAGCACCTGATGACATCAGGACATCCATGGCCGAAAAGAGGATAAAGAGGGCACCGAGGAGCAGAATCGCGCCGCCCCAGGAGATGAGCGCTGCACTCTGCTTGAAGTTGTTCATGAACCAACTCTATCGGTCCCTCCGGGACGCCCCGTCACGGAAGGACCGCTCCGGACAAAGCAAAAACCCCCGGTTTCCCGGGGGTTTTCCTGTGGAGCTTAGGGGAATCGAACCCCTGACCTTTTCATTGCGAACGAAACGCTCTACCAACTGAGCTAAAGCCCCAAACTGCACCGCGCGGCGTCGTACCCGGTCCGAACTACGGATCGAAACGCGAACAACCGACCCCGCTAGGCTACACCGATTCTAAACACGTGCTCGGGCCCGCACCAAACCCCCGGCACCCTAGGAATGCCTCGGGACCCTCGCTACCGTCGAGGAACCGGCACGGTTCGCCCGCGGAGAGCGGTCCTGCGCAAAGCACACCGGAACCAAGGAGAATGCCATGGCCCTGATCACCGAAATGCTCGAAAACCATCCCGCCGGCCCCCGCACATCGGATCCCCGCCTCCTGGTCGAGTGCCTGCTGGCCTGCGGTGAATGTGCCCAGGTCTGCAATGCCTGCGCGGACGCCTGCCTGAGCGAGGAAATGGTGGGCGAGCTGGTCAGCTGCATCCGCATCGACCTGGACTGTGCCGAGATCTGCGCGACCACGTCCGCAGTGCTGTCCCGAACAGGTGCCACGGGGCCGGCGACCGCCAGCCTGCTGCATGCCTGCATTGCAGCCTGCGCCGCGTGTGCCGAGGAATGCCAGCAGCACGCCGCCATGCACCCGCATTGCCGGATCTGCGCGGAAGCCTGCCGCCGCTGCATCAACGCCTGCGAAAAACTGCTGACCTCACGCGGTTAGTGCGCCAGCACCATTCCCCGGACATAGGCCGCCTGCCCCACGTGCTCAAGGCAGTCCGCGAAGGTGCTCACCAGCCGGACGCCCAGCGTGACCGGCGGATCCCAGGCCCGGTCCACGATCCGGCCCAGGTCCTCGCCCGACAGTCCCGAGACGAAGGCCTCGGTGCGGGAATGCACGTCGTCGTAATAGCCCAGCAGCAGCTCCGCGGAGTGCACCTGGACCAGCGCCACCTGCTCGGAGGTATGCCCGTAGCCGGTGTCCTCCACCGCCAGCGGCAGCCCCAACCTTTTGGCCCAGCCGTCGGCGGTCCAGGCCTGCTCCTGCCCCGACACCTCGGCAATCTGGTGGTCCTCCACCCGGCTCAGGTGCCAAATCAGCCAGGCAATGGAGTTTCCGTCCGGATAGGGGCGGTGATTCAGTGCACCGGCGTCGAGGTTGTTCACTGCCCGCCGGACTGCGCCGGGGAGCCGTCCGAAGGCATCGATAAGGAGATCGCTTTCGTCCATCGCGGCAGGCTCCCTCAGGGTTGGCGGCAGGATTTTGCCATCGTTTCACGCCGGTCCGGCGTCCGGGAAGAGGCCGTTTGAGGGCCGCCGCAGAAAACAGGCCGCGGACCGGTTCCTTCCTCGCCGCGCAGTCCTAAAATGGCTCGCATGAGCTGGACAGATGAGCGTCCCGCATGGCTTCCGCCCATTCCCTCGCCGCACCGCGGCCAGGCTCGGATTGTTCTGGGAATGATCTTGGTCTGCAGCACCATGCTGGCCAGCCTCGTGGTCGCTTCCTTCGGTGCGCTG is a window of Arthrobacter sp. zg-Y1171 DNA encoding:
- a CDS encoding Nramp family divalent metal transporter; amino-acid sequence: MARTVQLPDTPRPATRPRHILWLLGPALVAGVAYLDPGNVASNMTAGAKFGYLLVWVVVTGNVMAWLIQYLSAKLGLVTGRSLPELLGERIGLRPARRLYWLQAELVAMATDVAEVIGGAVALWLLFDLPLFLGGIITGAISMVVLQLQNSGRHRSFEYVIVTLMLVIAVGFTAGVFLNPPDGGSVVEGLVPRFEGSESVLLAASILGATVMPHAIYAHSALTRDRFPGRTASLTTTRLIKATKWDVTIALAVAGSVNLAILLLAAGSLQGVEGTDTLEGAHAAIAASLGSVVATLFAVGLLASGLASTSVGAYAGAEIMQGLLKVRIPMLLRRLITLLPALAILAVGIDPTWALILSQVILSFGIPFALIPLVWLTAQRDLMGSHRNHWWTTGLGVLVSVLLVGLNVTLLVLTFTGA
- the trxB gene encoding thioredoxin-disulfide reductase, whose product is MGTDSVLIIGSGPAGYTAGIYAARAGLKPRILAGSVTAGGALMNTTEVENFPGFPDGILGPDLMENLRRQAEKFGALVEYDDAVSVELGAHTKRVATGSGETYKARSVILATGSVYKELGLPEEKQLNGRGISWCATCDGFFFRNQDIVVVGGGDSAMEEALFLTRFAASVTVVVRRDTLRASRIMAQRARDHAKIHFEFNSEVTAIHGTDKVTGMTLTDTVTGATRNLPAQGVFVAIGHAPRTDLLAGQVDLDPEGYIRVAAPSTQTNLDGVFACGDAVDHRYRQAITAAGTGCSAALDAERYLAAQADADSIATALVEGSLNG
- a CDS encoding GNAT family N-acetyltransferase, which codes for MAAALKPIELIQLPRGVIDALAAGDLPGANRQAPLELTEHFSQDRQPLWRIRSAQLEENPGDAAWITRAIFDPGLGRAVGLAGFHGPPDGNGTVEVGYSVDPAYRRQGYARAALEALLAVAAGEPSIRTVRATISPDNGASRRLVEQYGFVATGEQWDDEDGLEIVYELPAGGD
- a CDS encoding GNAT family N-acetyltransferase; this encodes MIAGNLFAQQSTLTTNRLRLEPLGPEHFDGAWAALQDPEGRRLTGTHAVFTPEQIRSWLQTRAGEADRADWAIIRAEDGVYVGEVVLNDLDPDNESIGFRIALSSPKVFGLGYGTEATRAVLSHAFDDLGLHRIELEVFEFNPRARRVYEKCGFVVEGRRREALHWDGEWVDAISMAVLADDARP
- a CDS encoding ABC transporter permease translates to MNVVLDITGRNLRLYFRDRLNLFFSLLGALVLFLLYTLFLGNQQTEGLAEMFPQAAEEDIKGFVDAWMFAGIVGITAITTGLAAVNVIVDDTASGRFRDFLVSPISRGQLVLGYLLSTVAIALIMTTVVLAVSLGYLAAVDGVVLTAGRLARTYGYLVLSCIAFGSLSAFIVTFVRTPGSFAALSTLVGTILGFAAGSYIPVGAFPEGVKNFVSALPFMQASMVVRQEMTAGPMDAVTDQPEAVAAVQDIFGITAQVGDWSVPTGYVVAVLAAMVVVFVLLAALRIRSRIR
- a CDS encoding ABC transporter ATP-binding protein, producing MGTTDAAISVRGLTKRFGRVAAVDDLSFDVEPGSVFAFLGANGAGKSTTISCLTTVLPFDAGTVEVAGHDVRGSGGGVREAIGVVFQDSMLDPILTGRENLQTRARFYSPDKAANNARIDELGRMVGLGEFLDRRYATYSGGERRRVDIARALLHSPSIIFLDEPTAGLDPASRALVWSTIHDLRENHGLTVFLTTHYMEETEEADRVCVIEKGQIIADGTPTTLRAEYSSSILSITSSDPQALTSLARDAGVDVAGVDGNVLRLRVDRSDTARRLLAAHGDSVLDFEFRHGTMDDVFLALTGRQGEAG
- a CDS encoding GNAT family N-acetyltransferase, with translation MSTTFRRMTPDDASAVTAFLASNRFPFHVNTAPDEFQANKRVAEGHFWSKESQGYWVQHGGKDIGLVVLEDLEDDNPVFDLRLAESQRGRGLGVEVVRALCRLAFTELPDIVRFEGQTREDNIAMRKTFLRAGFVKEAHYRQAWPTADGTRLASVAYAILRSDWENNTVTPLEFDDLLLDA
- a CDS encoding four-helix bundle copper-binding protein; this encodes MALITEMLENHPAGPRTSDPRLLVECLLACGECAQVCNACADACLSEEMVGELVSCIRIDLDCAEICATTSAVLSRTGATGPATASLLHACIAACAACAEECQQHAAMHPHCRICAEACRRCINACEKLLTSRG
- a CDS encoding mycothiol transferase, which produces MDESDLLIDAFGRLPGAVRRAVNNLDAGALNHRPYPDGNSIAWLIWHLSRVEDHQIAEVSGQEQAWTADGWAKRLGLPLAVEDTGYGHTSEQVALVQVHSAELLLGYYDDVHSRTEAFVSGLSGEDLGRIVDRAWDPPVTLGVRLVSTFADCLEHVGQAAYVRGMVLAH